One genomic region from Nocardia vinacea encodes:
- a CDS encoding dioxygenase has protein sequence MDFNETTALDAVVASFEGTSDLRLKEILQVTTRHLHALVRELRPTQTEWQQAIDFLTAVGHTCDDTRQEFVLLSDVFGVSMLVETINGDEHGTEGTVLGPFHMTESPRRELGDSIDLMGGSTPCLVTGAVVDDAGRPLAGTTIDIWQCSVDGFYDVQEPEKQPPGNGRGLFTTDEQGRFWFRTVVPSHYPIPTDGPVGDLLGASGRHPFRPAHIHVLAEAAGYRPVTTHLFVADSAYIDSDAVFAVKNSLIVDFTEIDDTAGFEHYGMTGPFRHAHFDIRLGREGGPQ, from the coding sequence CTTCGAGGGTACGTCCGACCTGAGGCTGAAAGAGATATTGCAGGTGACGACGCGTCACCTCCATGCCCTGGTTCGTGAGTTACGGCCGACGCAGACCGAGTGGCAGCAGGCCATCGACTTTCTCACGGCTGTCGGTCACACCTGCGATGACACCAGGCAGGAATTCGTTCTCCTCTCCGATGTGTTCGGCGTATCGATGTTGGTCGAGACGATCAATGGTGACGAGCACGGCACCGAGGGCACCGTTCTCGGCCCCTTTCACATGACCGAGTCGCCACGTCGCGAACTCGGCGACTCGATCGACTTGATGGGCGGTTCGACGCCCTGCTTGGTTACCGGGGCGGTAGTGGACGACGCCGGCCGGCCATTGGCGGGCACCACCATCGACATCTGGCAATGCAGCGTGGACGGCTTCTACGACGTGCAAGAGCCCGAGAAGCAGCCGCCGGGCAACGGGCGCGGTCTGTTCACGACCGATGAGCAGGGGCGCTTCTGGTTCCGAACGGTAGTGCCCAGTCACTATCCGATTCCCACGGACGGCCCGGTGGGCGATCTGCTCGGTGCGTCCGGACGCCATCCATTCCGTCCCGCGCACATTCATGTACTCGCCGAAGCGGCGGGCTACCGGCCGGTGACGACACACCTGTTCGTCGCGGACAGCGCGTATATCGACAGTGATGCGGTGTTCGCGGTGAAGAACAGCCTCATTGTCGATTTCACCGAAATCGACGATACCGCGGGGTTCGAGCACTACGGCATGACCGGACCTTTCCGCCATGCGCACTTCGATATTCGACTTGGCCGAGAGGGCGGACCGCAATGA